The genome window TACACCTATGAAATTCCTTAATTGTCAAATGAATTTCTCTCAAGTTGAACACACGCATGAGAAAGCCATGTGGATTTTACATATCTTCTTTCAACATACCCTTTTGGTTACTCAATACAGTGAAATGCCTTTCAGAAGCTGAGGATCTGACCACAATAACAAACTCACACGCGTAACCCCAGCTGAATACCCATGCAAAACGTTCTCTTTAAACATTACCCTCTTTTTCAAAACAGAAACTTGTTATCCGAAAACATAGGTGATCCTGTCTCCTGCTTTgcagttgctttttattttctttctctgttcttcctGGAATCCCACACATCGTCTGTCCCATCCAGCCTCTCTTTAAGTCGTCATTCTGCACTCAgtcccacacacactcacacgagCCAGGTCTTCCTCTCTGATCCAGTTCTCCCATCAGTACTTCATCCCTCCACTCagggtttttattttatcctgatttttcttccttgtatgtattttattctttttaaaatgtatatgtattttattctttttaaaaatttgtttttattgatttcagaggaaaaggaggatggagagagatagaaacatcaatcatgagagaaaaatcattaattggatgtctcctgcacaccccatactggggatcaagcctgtaacccgggcatgtgccctgaccaggaatcacgctgaaccttgaccttctagttcataggtcaatggttaACCACTGAGACATATTGGCCACTTGTGTCCTTATATTTTTTACCAGTTCTCTGTGTCCTGCCCCTTATTTTCTGTTCATCAATCAGCAAACActtttactttatcttttatttcagaaTAGTTGGCATGCAATCTGATATTGGTTATATTAGTCACAATATAATGACTCAGCATGTTTATCCCTCACAATGGCCTCTCGGAGTAATGACCTGGGAATCACCTGTCACTGTGCAAACTTCTCACAACATTACCGACTCTGTGCCCCTTTCCCTTTTCACTCAACCCCCAACATTTTCAATAAGATATTCTAATTCTTTagggttttaaattaaaaagactttTGAACTCTTaagattatataaaactagaggcccagtgcatagaattgtacactagcggggtccctgggcctggcctgtgccctctcgcaatctgggacccctctagggatgtctgagatctggtttcagcctgatgccCACAAGCCCGATCCAcaggggagggagcctgatcctgtgtgttgagcgtctgttccctgttggtcagtgcgcatcatagcgaccagtaaaCGTTTCGTTCAGTCGTTAAGtaggttaggcttatatacatatAGATTTCAAGCAGAGTCTCTGCAATCTTGATGCCTGGAAATGCTGCAAAGAAAATATATGGCAGGGAGGATGTGACTGAGACAAAAACAGAAATAtcatagatcagtggtcggcaaaccgtggctcacaagacacatgcagctctttggccccttgagtgtggctcttccacaaaataccacagcctgggcgagtctatgttgaagatgtggcgttagaagaagtttacgtttaaaaaatttggctctcaaaagaaattccaaactctgtggactaatgagtttgccgaccactttcATAGACGTTAGCTACCAGCCTTCTGTGAATTTGTCAGCTCCTGAGAAAACCCGAGTGTGAGCCACGGTTCAAGGTGAAGCCCTACTGGGGTGTGCCCACGCCTGGGCTCGGTCTTTACCTTTGTGTGTGCTTCCCATGACCTTAACATGTACCCAGGGCTTTGTTCTGTAGGTGGTGCTgggtttttttgttctgttttgaggTTTATAAGTGTCAGAGGCAAGCTCCTCAGCCAGGACTTGACCCGTCTGAGTGAGGAGAATCGGAAGAACACGAGGGTACAAGCAGACATATGGGACATGCTTTATTGCACACAACAGCAGCCACTGCAGGCTGGTCAGTGGCTCCTTACATACATGCCCAAACACGCTCAAATGAAAGAGGCTTTTTGccaaatagaaacatcagtattTTGGCTACAGAAAGGCAGTGGGGGCAGTGTATGGCTTAATGCATCCTTGCCTTATGCCTGCACATAGCAACTCAACCTTGAACACTTTGATTAGGATTCCCacactcagagtggccttgaacatccagagTATTCTAGACAGAGCCCCATAATAAGtaacatcttttttcttttcttttctcttactttttttttaatacagagaggaagggagagggagagagagagagagaatcatcaatgatgagagggaatcattgatcagcagcctcctgcatgacccccactggggatcaagcctgcaactcaggcatgtgccctgaccaggaatcaaaccatgactacCTCattcataggacgatgctcaaccactgaggcactcAGGCCGAGCATGAGTTACATTTTTGATGATACATTTCCCTCCCATCTGAATGTATTCActgtttttcaaagaaaacatacTTGCTAAGTGACTGAAAGATTATATTCTACCTGCACAGCTGTAGGGAGTATCTAACAGTATAGACTCAAGCACACATATTTGACCAAATTTTACCAATTCAAACAAAATATCTTCATCTTATATTATTCTCTCATGACATTATTTAATTCTATAAAAACATTGGTATTTCAGTTCAttcgttttttgttgttgtttttttttttaatttcagttaaatATATGCTCCGTGTTGCCGAATTTTTATCAGGAGAAATTCAGATCTTCctgaaatacagatttttaagaAAACTCTTTTATTTCAGCTTCAGATAATAATTCATTCACAATTATGTCTTGTTGTTTCTTTCCCTGACGGGATTGAAGCTAATGCCTCAGCATGGTGATGGCGGTGAGGAAGGTGCCAGTGAGACACAGTGAGCGCAGAGGACAGGGAACACACACGTCAGTTAAAAATGATTGTAGTTGCCCTctctagtttggctcagtggacacagGATgggtctgtggactaaagggtccgagttggattccggccaaggacacatacccaggttgcaggctcaatcaccagaaGGGGCCatgaagcaatcaatgaatgattctctctcatccttgatgtttctacctccctctcccttgctctctgaaattaaaaagaaaaatttaaaacataaagtttTAATGAATAGAGGTATTGAATTGGGAAATGTtaattgagttaaataaaatccatatgttgaTAAATAAGTAGATAGACATGTTAAATATTCATTGCTATTTGTTGTTGACTTAAGTCTGAATATGTTATGAATAAAGTCAAGAGACTGAAGATTTTAAATCACTGGTCCtatcaaaatgtttttttccatttccttgtaGACTTATTAATCTTTATATCCATTTCCTGCCTCTCTGcatgtttgtgagtgtgtgaaggaaaagaaagattgtTAGCTGAGAAGATTGCTTCCCCCTTGGACGGTGGAGTGGATGTGCCCAGAACCACGTCCTCATAATTGCGtttcatgaacaaaacaaaccatTCTCTGTGTTCAAGGTCAATGCTTTATTGGAAGGTGAACAGACAGTCCAATCAGTTCCGACAGCAAACGTAGAGGATCCTGGGCTTATGAGGGAGATGCAGGCAGAGTTGAAAATCTACCCATAATTCTGAGAAGTAAAGACGTTTGTGGAATAACCCAGCATGAGGTTAGCTGTCCGGTTCCTTAGATCCAATGTGGGAGGAAGTCCCTTGTAAGTTCAGATGCTGAGCTGCTGGGCAGGGTTTCAGTAGAAGCCAGAGTATCCGTATCCCCCACAGCAGCACGGACGCCAGCAGCCGTAGCTCCTGTAGCCATAGCCACAGCCCAGGCCACCAaggccgccccagccccagccggagCCATAGCCATAGCCCAGGCCACCAAAGCCGCCCCAGCCGTAGCCGCGGCCTCCGTAGTAGCTGCCGTAGTAGCTCATCGTGTCAGGGGGAGTGTGTTTCTGTTCAAGACGAGATCCTGAGAGTGAGTGCCAGCGAGTGGGGAGGGAGCTTATATACCTGAGCCAGCAGGTGCTCAATCACGTGACCATTCCTGTGTTTCATCCCAAAAGATTCATGGCCCTGAGGCAGCTCGTTAATCTGTTTGCTGACGCCAGAGATGCTCATATTTATGAAAATTTGGAGCCGGCACAGCTGCCTGGTTAGAGCCCCTGGAACCCATGACATTCTTTGTGTCTAATGAGAAGCACATCTGCCTCCACGTCACAAAATAAAAACTCACTGAACACAATTCTCCATCCCTAAGCGCGTGGCCTTCGTCATGGTGGAGTGTTCTCATTAAATATTGTGTCATtgtaatttgcatatcattcttTGGATTGTCCTATCTTACTTTCATCTCAGTTCAAATACTCGGATCCATTTTAAGATTCTTACACCTATGAAGTTCCTTAATTGTCAAATGTATTTCTCTCAAGTTGAACACGCACATGAGAAAACCATGTTGATTTTACATATCTTCTTGCAAAATGCCCTTTTGGTTACTCAACACAGTGAAGTGCCTTTCTGAAGCTGAGGATCTGACCACAACAACAAACTCACACGTGTAACCCCAGCTGAACACCCGTTCACAAAGTTCTCTTTAAACATTACCCTCTTTTTCAAAACAGAAACGTATTATCAGAAAACGTAGGTGATCTTGTCTCTGCTTTgcagttgctttttattttctttctctttctttctggaatCCCACCCATCGTCTGTCCCATCCAGCCTCTCTTTAAGTTGTCATTCTGCACTCAGTCCCCACACACTCGCATGAGCCAGGTCTTCCTCTCTGATCCAATTCTCCCATCAGTACTTCATCCCTCTactcaggttttttattttagcctgatttttcttccttatatgtatttttttatttttaaatattttttattgatttcagaggaaaaggaggagggagagagatagaaacatcaattattggagaaaaatcattaatcagctgccttcagCCCACTACTTAATGGAGATCAAGCctgtaactcaggcatgtgccctgaccaggaatcacactgagccttgacctcctggttgataggtccgGGCTTCACCACTGAGACATACCGGCCCGTTCTGTCCATATATTTTTTACCAATTCTCGGTGTCCTGCCCATTATTTTCTGTTCACCGATCAgcaaacacttttattttatcttttattccaGAATAGTTGGCATTCAATCTTACATTGGTTATATTAGTCACAATATAATGACTCAGCATGTTTATCCCTCACAATAACCGCCCCCAGTAATGACCTGGCAATCACCTGTCACTGTGCAAACTTGTCACAACATTACCGACTCTGTGCCCCTTTTCCTTTTCACTGAACCCCCAACATTTTCAATAAGATATTCTAATTCTTCagggttttaaattaaaaagacttCTGAACTCTTAaggttatataatattttaatcagaGTCTCTGCAGTTTTGATGCCTGGAAATGCTGCAAAAAATAAACATGGCAGCGAGGATGTGACtgagggaaaaacagaaatatcATAGAAGTTAGCCGCCAGCCTTCTGTGAATTTCCTCGGCTCCTGAGGAAACCCGAGTGGAAGTCCAGGGTTCAAGGTGAAGCCCTACTGGAGTGTGCCCACGCGTGGGCTTGGTCTTTACCATTGTGTGTGTTTCCCATGACCTTAACATGTACCCAGGGCTTTGTTTTGCtggtgttgctgttttttttgtgCTGGTTTTCGGTTTTTAGTGTCAGAGGCAAGCTCCTCAGCCGGGACTTGCCCCTTCTCGGTGAGGCTCATTGGAAGGACACACGGGTACAAGCAGGCAAATGGGACATGATTTATTACTCACAACAACAACTACTGCAGGCTGGTCAGTGGCTCATTACATACATGCCCAAACATGATCAAAAAAAGAGGCTTTTtggcaaagagaaacatcagtatttTGGCTACAGAAAGGCACTTGGGTGCAATGTATGGCTTAATGCATCCTTGCCATATGCCTGCACATAGCAACTCAACCTTGAACACTTTGATTAGGATTCCCACACTCAGAGTGACCTTGAACATCCAGAGTTCTCTAGACCAGGCCCCATAATaagtaacatattttttttcttttcttttctctttctttttccttaatacagagaggaagggagagggagagagagatggaaatataaatgatgagagggaatcattgatcagcagcctcctgcatgacccccactatgcatccagcctgcaacccaggcatgtgccctgaccgggaatcaaaccatgactacCTCAtacataggtctatgctcaaccactgtggcATGCAGGCTGGGCATGAGTTACATTTTTGATAATACATTTCCCTCCCATCTGAATGTACTCACTGTTTTTCCAACCCAACATATTTGCTGAGTGACTGAAGGATTAAATTCTGTCTACCACAGCTGTAGGGAGTATCTAACAGTATAGACTCAACCACACATATTTGACCAAATTATaccaatttaaacaaaatatcttCATCTTATATTATTCTCTGACGATATTATTTGATTCTAGGAAAGCAATGGTATTTCAGTCcatctgtttttttatttcatcaaaaATATATGCCCTGTTTTGCCCCATTTTTATCAGGAGAAATTCAGATCTTGctgtgtctcagtggatagaccaggcatcctcaaactacggtccacaggccacatgcaggtgtttttgccgttttgtttttttacttcaaaataagatatgtgcagtgtgcgtaggaatttgttcatagtttttttttaaactatagtccagccctccaacagtctgagggacagtgaactggccccctgtttaaaaaatttgaggacccctgggatagaggatctgtctgtggactgaagggtcccgagttcaattccggccaagggcacatgcaggctcaatcaccagaggggccatacaggagacaaccaatcaatgaatgattctctcatccttgatgtttctatcttcttctccctccttgttgctctctgaaattaaaagcaaaattaaaaacataaaccaaTTTTGAATGAATGGAAGGGTTGAATTGAGAAATGTTAGTTGAGGTAAATAAAATCTATGTGttgataaataaatagatagatatgtTAAATATTCATTGCTCTTTGTTGTTGCCTTACACctgaatattttatgaataaaatcgAGATTGAAAGATTTAAATCACTAGACCTTTCAAAACTTTTTTGCATTTCAATGTGGAGTTATTAATCTTTATATCTATTTCCTGCCTCTCTGCATGCTTGTGAGTgtgtgaaggaaaagaaagattgtTAGCCAGGAAGGTAGCTTCCCCCTTGGACAGTGGAGTGGATGTGCCCAGAACCACGTCCTCATAATTGTGtttcatgaacaaaacaaaaccattctCTGTGTTCAAGTTCAATGCTTTATTGGAAGGTGAACAGACAGTCCAATCAGTTCTGGCAGCAAACGTAGAGGATCCTGGGCTTATGAAGGAGTTGCAGGCAAAGTTGAAAATCTACCCATAATTCTGAGAAGTAAAGACGTTTGTGGAATAACCCAGCATGAGGTTAGCTGTCCGGTTCCTTAGATCCAATGTGGGAGGAAGTCCCTTGTAAGTTCAGATGCTGAGCTGCTGGGCAGGGTTTCAGTAGAAGCCAGAGTATCCGTATCCCCCACAGCAGCACGGACGCCAGCAGCCGTAGCTCCTgtagccacagccacagcccaggccaccaaggccgccccagccccagccggagCCATAGCCATAGCCCAGGCCACCAAAGCCGCCCCAGCCGTAGCCGCGGCCTCCGTAGTAGCTGCCGTAGTAGCTCATGGTGTCAGGGGGAGTGTGTTTCTGTTCAAGACGAGATCCTGAGAGTGAGTGTCAGCGAGTGGGGAGGGAGCTTATATACCTGAGCCAGCAGGTGCTGAATCACGTGGCACCTGTTTTGTGTCATCCGTGTCACCCCTCGTTGACACAACACCAACCTCTGAGGAGGCCACGTGCTCATCAAAGCATCTCGCCTGCATTGCTGCCAAGTCAGGGTGTCCCTTACACGCATTGCATCTCTTTTATGAGGAGAAATTGCTGCATCTTCAAAGCCCGGACATACCAGATGAAGCACAATCCTTCAGAGCCACGCAGGTTGCGTAACATGTTGGATGGCGGCGTGGTTTAGAGTTCAGTGTTGCTTCATCTCAGGCTCACCCTGGGAGTTATGGTTCCCTGACGATCAGAAGACCTTGGTCCGATCGGGTCTAGGATAACCCTGTGCTCTCAGAGGCTCTGTGCTTCCGGGTGAGGTCGCTGGTCAGAGCTCTGACACCTCTGGATGCCGGGAGCCCCGCCACCCCCGCTGCGGGCACTCGCAGGACCttcaggaagaagagaggaaacaGGGCCATCCTCCTCCTGACACGTCCTGACCTTGGCTCTCAGAAACCACAACCTCTTTTCTGCTCTGCTTACCAGTTGGAAAGTAAACACATTTGGATTAATAACCCGGGGAAATATTGTTCGTACCCGGGAGGCGGATCACAGACGTCAACAATGTGTTCAGAAGCCCTTTCCCATCCTCACTCTGCCATGTCACCTGCTCCCAGTGCTCCCAGACTACCCTTCCCCGCCGCCTGCCTGTCGTTCCAGACCACAGTCCCCACCTCCCCTCGAACCCATACACCTGCCCTCTTATTTAATCTATTCTCCAGTATCACTCCCACATGTCACTCAGCCCTCCCAGTCCCACAGGGTCTGGGACCAGGTTAAACCATGAAATATAGACAATTCCTCTTGGGCCCCATACATTCCTGAGTAATCCTTACTTAAATACTCTCATATATGCCTTCGCTTTTATCacaatatttttcagttttgtatTCTCTTTACCAGTTGTGGGTtcatttttatcctttaaaaaaaatagctaactagtctctaataaaatattaaatatgcattAAGACCTTTGATAGTGAATTCTATGTCATCTCTAAAGAACCTGGAAAATGTAGTAAGAGGCTAttaacactgaaaatattttcagcatAATAACCACATGTATGTGTAGCCGTAGCCGAtttggacagagtgtcggcctgtggaccaaagggtcccggatttgattccggtcaagggcacgtacctcagttgcaggctcctcaccaGGGGGGTGCAGCccgagccctggttggggctcgtgcagaaggcaaccaatcgatgtgtctctctcacatcgatgcttctctctgtctttccttctcttccactctccctaaaatcaataggaaaatatccttggggaagggttaaaaataacaacaaaaaccggGTGTGTATAACATAAAAAggcaaggtgggaaaaaatacttTCTGGGACAAAATCCCCTTCAGCTTCCACGAGGTTAACCCCAcccaggtgcccgccccccgcccccatccccaccccacctcaccccgtAAACCCTGAAGACCGTCTCCCAACTTGAATGAACCGTCTCAGCTCGTGTTCACCTTTTGTGACCTCACACACACTGTTCACCTTCCGTTGCGTTTCTAAGAGACGATTGGAGGCTGGTCCCCCGGGTGGAccagccctagccctagcccagGTGGACTTGCTGACTGCTCCCCGGTGACCGGCTCCAGCCGCCGCTCAGTCAGTCACTGCTGCGGGATGAGCACACCCCTACGTCCTACCTGCAGGACCCTCTCTCGTAGCCATGATGACTAGGATGCTCTGAGAATGAAAGGCGGAACTCGCTCCAGTAGCGTGATTGCTGTAGACACATAAGGCACACGCCCCAGGGTTtcatgtgtttgttgttgttcgGCGCCTAAATCTCAAATGCCAGAGTCCGCAGACCCTGGAGCCATCACTCTCGAATCACCCAccttttcctctggacccgccaACCAGTGTCGCTCCCTCGGAGGGTCCCTGTTCGGACGTCACACGCACGGATCCTGTGGACCCAGCACACTCTCCCCACTGCACGCCACAGGCTCGGGAGACGCCTCCTGCGCTGCACGGAGCATCCGTGTTCTTGTTTCCATCGCCGCGAAGGAGGCTGCTCCAGTCAAACTTGATTTGGGGcagtttctcttctttctttatttcctctttttttcttcttccttttttcttctttttttctggctaACGTAGGAAAAAAACTGATGTGACCTATGGATACCGATCTTTCTGTTTCCCTGGATGCCCTTCCTCGTGCTCTTACATGATTCCTAGGGCCTGAGTTGCAGCTATAGCCTCGATAGGTCCGCCAAGCAGTtcccagcccacctgcccaccgCGGCCCCGCGGCACTCCCGAGGGTGTGGGGGCTCCATGCTCACCCCACAGCCATGTTCAGGCTCAGTCTCCTTGTGGGCATTCCTGACACCTGACTGTTGGGTTAATCTGGTTTGGCAGTGGCACTGGGCACCTTTCCCGATGTTTACAGTCCCCTTGGATGTCctcctccttttaaaatatatgtttactagaggcccgttgcacagagattcgtgcaataggccttccttcccctggctgctgggacccgggctgcagcggagccaagctttcagccttcagcagagccttcagtctttgctctgtgcctgcatatgcaaaataACTcacaatctttgttgggttaatttgcatattcactcctgattggctgatgggcattgtggaggtacagtcaatttgcatatttctcttttattagtgtagattgatttcagagaggaagggagagggggagagagagaagcatcaatgatgagagagaatcattggtcggctgcctccagcacaccccaccactggggatcgagcccacaacccaggcatgtgcccttgaccagaatcgaaccctgacctcctggttcataggtcgatgctcagccactgagcccacCGGCCGGGCAGATGTTCTTCTTTTTGAAGGGCCTGTCCCCTGTGTTGTCCGTGCTCAACTGGCTTTTTAATCAGTATTGTTATTGGCGTTGTTGTTATTGACTGGCAGCAGTTGTTTGCGTGTTTGGGTGCTGGTGTCTGGTCAGATTTACGTCATGAACATAGTTTCTCCCGTGTTTGGTTTGGTATTTCTCCGCTTTGAAATGGGGTCTGTCTATGAACAGAACATTGTCCTGTGACACCTGACTTCCATGCCTTCTTCTTCTGGTTCAGACATATTTTCCTGCCTCCCCTTTATTATTTACTCGGGTTTGTCTCCTCTCTTCAGAACTCGTTCCCTGTTAAGGGGCCACATTCTAAAATCAGGAGAGGTAATCCTCTGAATGTCCAGTCTCACTGAGTCCAGCTGCAGACACGCGATTGCAAGCAAGGTAGGCGGAGTCAGGACGCCCCTCCACCGTTCCCTCACCAGGCGGGCGTCTGCGGCGGGTGGGTCCACTGATACATGCTCTCCCCAGGACAAGCGACAGCGCTCTCGGCTCTCGGGGGATACAGACATAAGGAGCATGTCCCGGTTTCCAGCAGCGGTCCAGAAAGCAGTCACTTCGCACTCTCGTGCTACGGCAACCCCACCTCACCGAAGGCATGTCCAACTCGTGCCCAGGCCGTTATCATGATTCCTCTTCTTCTTTGGGGCCTTTCCTCACGTTGTGGAGAAATGCTGTGAACTATTAACAAGCAGAAGAGTGTTGTTGGGTTCTGTCCAACGAAGTAGAATCTGGGGGTGGCCAGGTAGGCTATGATCATAACAATCAGTAATGCCGCGATGCATCAGGGAGGGTGCAGAGGAAACTGCCCCGCGTGCTCGCGGCCGGAagccctctgcccaccctgtCGTTGTCCGGAAGGTGGTGGGGCTCTTACCTCTCTAACCAGGTCATCACAAAGCTAAGCTGCGGTGACACATTGACGGAAGGGTACGTCTTCCTAGTCTCTGAGCAAATGTATTCTCGTGTTTCGTCAACAAGCCCACGTCTTCACCATCCATCTTCCTGTGACAGGTGATTGGAACGTTGTTTACTTGTTTGCTGTTTTCAGATCCAGCTACGCTAGGAATTCATAGATTAAGATTCTAAatcagccgtaactggtttggctcagtggatagagcattggcctggggactgaaaggtcccaggttcgattccggtcaagggcatgtaccttggttgcgggcacatcctcagtgaggggtgtgcaggaggcagctgatcaatgtttctacctctctatccctctccctccctctctgaaaaaaatcaataaaatatatattttttaaaaagattctaaaTCAAAACTAacactgctccccggccggctggcgtggctcagtggttgagcattgacctatgaactaggagctcacagttcaattccccatcagggctcatgcccaggttgcaggctcgatccccagtgtcgggggtgcaggaggctgctggtcaatgattctctcttatcattgatatttctagatctctctctcccttccactctggggacatgggcagttggccggcctgcctgctggtcgaactcctggtcgaggggacaatatgcatattagccttttattatataggaaatacactgagtggccagattattatgtgttcagagatcatca of Eptesicus fuscus isolate TK198812 chromosome 3, DD_ASM_mEF_20220401, whole genome shotgun sequence contains these proteins:
- the LOC129147636 gene encoding keratin-associated protein 19-8-like, with product MSYYGSYYGGRGYGWGGFGGLGYGYGSGWGWGGLGGLGCGCGYRSYGCWRPCCCGGYGYSGFY